The DNA window CGCCCACGACCCGGGTAATACCGGCAAAGGCCACGATGTCGCTACGCGAGCGCCAGTCCGGCGCTGGCGCCTGGGGGATGCGCAGGTCGCCATGCAGCACGTCGGTCTGAACCCAGAATACGGGGGTCGTACGGTCCTCCAGGCCATCGGCGGTACGCAGCAGCGTGCGCTGCCAGACACCGCGATAGCGCTCGGGAACGGCCTTGCAATCTGCCTCAGTGCTCATGCCCACCCCCTCACAACACGGCCAGGAAGGAAAGCCCCACCGCGCCATAGAAACGCTCGGTGCGCTGCGGCCCGTCCTGCAGGCTGCCGTAGTCCTCGCTGAAGACACGGTGCGTACGGTAACGGTGGTAGTTGCCGATCAACTCGCGCATCGGGATGACCTGCGCATAATCCTCGCCGAACAATTGCGCATGCAGGGCAGGCAACCGATACCAGGGGGCCACAGGCTTGTCGTGATGCGCATTGTGATAAGTGAAGTTCAGGAACAGCAGGTTGAGCGCCGGCCAGCGACTGGAGACCAGGTTGCTGAATGTATTGCCCTGCTCGTAGTCACGGTCGCCCTTGTGCGGCAGCTCCAGCTTGCCCTCGATCAGTTGCTCGACGACCTCGTAGGTGTGCTGGTGCATATCGGCCAGCCGCAGTACACAGACCATCAGCATCCAGGCCAGCGCATAGAGCACCAGGGCCAGGGGCGACAGCCAGCCGAGCAGCGCGAACAGGGCGCTGCGCACGACGAACAGCGTCAGCACCTTGCCGCGTCGGGCGCGGTGACTGGGCTCTTCGCTGAAGAACGGCATCAGCATGACCATGTAGTGGATCATCAGGTCCACCGCCGGGATGTGCGCCCACTCCAGTGCCAGCACCAGCTTCTGCACCCAGCGCGGCCGACGCAGCAGGAAGCTGCGCGGATCGAAGCTGATGACATCGGCATTGTCCACGTGATGGCGCATGTGTTTCTTGCGCATGGTCTGGAAGTCCTGGTAGCAGGACCCCGTCAACCAGCCGAAGAACTCACCGACCCGCTCGTTGGTCACCGCACTGGCGAAGATCGTGCCATGGGCGAACTCGTGGATCAGGAATGCGGCGATGATCATGCCGTGGGCCAGCAACAGCGTGCCCAGCAGGTTCAGCGCCAGATGGGGCGACAGCAGCAGCGCCAGGCCGCCGCCATAGGTCAGTACCGCGTACCCCATCGCCAGGGTATTGGGCAGCGTGCCATCGGGGTATCGAAACAGGGCCATGACAGTCCTCCTGGCGACTTATTGGGTCAGGGCATCGATGAAACGGGAGTCGAAGGTGCTGCCGATATCCGGCACTGCCGGTATCTGGCCGCTATTGAGCATCAACTCCGCGATCACCTTGCCGCTGCCGTAGAAGGAAGTGGTGGCTTCGCTTTCCTCGAAATTGAGCCCCATTTCCGCCAGTGGCATGTTGTAGACGCCCTGCATCTGCTCGGCCGCTTCCTCCGTGCTTACTCCCAGCACCTCGCCAACGATGGCGGCGGCCTCCTGAGGATGGCTGTGCATGTACTCCAGCCCGGCCAGGTAGCCCTTGATCAGTGCCTCGATAGCCTTGGCGCGCTTGGTGACCTGCGCCTCGTCGAACACCAGTACGTCGGTGATCAGCCCTGGCGCGTCCTTGGATGAATAGAGCACGTGGTAACGCTCGCCACCGCCCATGGCCACGATGCGGGACACGTTGGGTTCCCATGTCACCCCGGCAGCCAGGCTGCCCGAGGCCATAGCGCCGGGAACTGCATCAGGGTTGATGTTGACGGACTGGATGTCCTTCTCGCTCATGCCATTGCTTTTCAGCGCATGGCTGAGCAGGAACTCGGGCGGAGACAACGGCGCATAGCCAACCTTCTGGCCCGCCAGCTCGCGGATACTGGTAATGCCTTTTGCCGCGACCACGGCATCGCCGCCGTTGGAGTAGTCGATAGGCATAACCACCTTGTACTTGTGGCCCTTGGCCACCGCGCCGATCACCTGATCGTAGGTCAGGGTCGCGCCATCCACGGCCTTGCTGGCCAGGGCGGGAACGATCAGGCCGGGGTCGCTGAAGAACTGCAGTTCGACCTTCACCCCCTGAGCCTTGTACAGGTCGAGCTTGTCGGCGACATACAGCGGGGCGTAACCGGGCCAGATGGAGCTGGCCAGGCGGATCTTTTCCACGGCGTGCGATGTAAACGGAAGCAGGCTGCTGAAAACGCCCAGCCCGAGGCATAGCAGGGTCTTGTGCAGTAATACTCTGGACATCATGGCGGTACTCCTACGGAAAAATAAAAAACCGGGATGACTTCGCGTCTCCCGGGCTTTTATCCCGCCGTGTGACCCCCTCCATGAGGCCGGAAAACTCTCGGACCAGCCATCCACACGCAGTGGACCGGAACCCTAGCTCGCCTTGGTGAAACTCCTGTGTATCGAGTGCAGCATCACAATGTCAGACGCGACTCATCCCCACGTCGCAGAACGTAGCAAAGGATGCGCCAATTCCACGAAAGTCACGCCACACAAGGCTTTCAGGCAAAACGCCCAAGCATCGAATGGCAACGGCTGCACCATCGCACACCAGCGTGCAAGGTATCGGTGCAGGGCAACCACCAGCGGCGCCGACTGCCCGTGCTAGACTCCGCCGGTGTTCCTGCCATGCCCGATGATGCCCGTGTCCGATACTCCCGACTGGCTCAGCGCCACGCGACAACCCCATCCCCTCGCCCCCGACCTGCATGACTGGCTGTTCGACCAAGGCTCCCTGACCCGCCGCCTGACCGCACAGAGCGATGGCCACTTCGACGTGCAGCCCCTGGACGAAGGCTGGCAGCCCCTGCGCCACGATGAATGCACCGCCCTTGGCGGGGCGCCCGGCAGCATCGGCTGGGTCCGCGAGGTCTACCTGCGTGGCCACCGGCAACCCTGGGTATTCGCCCGCAGCGTGGCCTTGCGCAGCGCCCTGGAGCATTCGGGCCTGGACCTGGAGCGCCTGGGCAGCCGCTCCCTCGGCGAACTGCTGTTCAGCGACCAGGCCTTCGACCGGGGCGAGCTGGAAACCTGCCGCTATCCCGCCGACTGGTTGCCCGGGCAGGTACGAGAAGACGGCCTCTGGGCCCGCCGCTCCTGCTTTCGTCGTGGCGAACTGGGCGTGCTGGTCGCAGAAATCTTCCTTCCCGAGCTCTGGCGCGCAGCCAGGGTGAACAGCCACTGAGCATCCGGAGACCATCGGCGTGTACCTGAAACTCCTGCAATCGAGCAACCGCCTGCATCCGCGAGCCTGGGACTTCATCCAACTGGTACGGCTGGACAAGCCCATCGGCGTCTTCCTGCTGATGTGGCCGACACTGGTGGCCCTGTGGATCGCCGGCGACGGCGCACCGGCTATCGGGCATGTATTCATTTTCAGCCTCGGCGTGATCCTGATGCGTTCCGCCGGTTGCGTGATCAACGACTTCGCCGACCGCAATTTCGATGGCCACGTCGAGCGCACCAAGGCCCGCCCGCTGGCCACCGGCAAGGTGCGCGTGCGCGAGGCCTGGATACTCTTCGCCGTACTGATCGGCGCCAGCTTCCTGTTGGTGCTGCTGACCAACGCCACCACTATCTGGCTGTCATTCGGCGCCCTGGCGGTGGCGGCGCTCTACCCCTTCATGAAGCGCTACACCTATTACCCGCAGGTGGTACTGGGCGCCGCCTACTCCTGGGGCATCCTCATGGCCTTCACCGCCGAGACCGGCAGCCTGCCCGCCGCAGCCTGGCTGCTGTACCTGGCCAACGTGCTGTGGACAGTGGCCTATGACTCCTACTACGCCATGGCCGACCGCGAGGACGACCTGAAGATCGGCCTGAAATCTACCGCCATCCTCTTCGGCGACGCCGATCGCGTCATCATCGCCAGCCTGCAAGGCATGACCCTGCTGTGCCTGGCACTGGCCAGCGTGCGCTTCGGCCTGGGCCTGTGGTTCTGGCTCGGCCTCGCCGTGGCGGCGCTGTGCTTCGCCTGGGAATTCCACAGTACGCGCCAGCGCGAGCCGCTGAAGTGCTTCCGGGCCTTCCTGCACAACCACTGGGCCGGTCTGGCGATCCTGGTCGGCACGCTGCTCGACTACGGCCTGCGCGCATCCGTCTGAATGTCACATGGCTGCAATAATTCCGTTATCTAATGCCGAGCGACAGCAACGACAGAGAACGGACCATGAACGGCAAGAGCATCCTCATCGTCGATGACGAAGCGCCCATACGCGAGATGATCGTGGTAGCGCTGGAGATGGCGGGCTACGAATGCCTGGAAGCGGACAACACGCAACAGGCGCACGCCCTGATCGTCGACCGCAGGCCCGACCTGATCCTGCTCGACTGGATGCTGCCCGGCACGTCGGGCATCGAGCTGGCCCGCCGCCTGAAGCGCGACGAGATGACCGCCAACACGCCGATCATCATGCTCACCGCCAAGGACGAAGAGGACAACAAGATCCAGGGCCTGGAAGTCGGTGCCGACGACTACATCACCAAGCCTTTCTCGCCCCGCGAGCTGGTGGCGCGCCTCAAGGCCGTACTGCGCCGCGCCGCGCCGAACGACAGCGAAACACCCATCGAGATCGGCGGGTTGCTGCTCGATCCGGTCAGCCACCGCGTCACCATCGACGGCAAGCCGGCCGAGATGGGCCCGACCGAATACCGTCTGCTGCAATTCTTCATGACGCACCAGGAACGCGCCTACACCCGCGGGCAACTGCTCGACCAGGTCTGGGGCGGCAATGTGTATGTCGAGGAGCGCACCGTGGACGTGCACATCCGGCGCCTGCGCAAGGCCCTCGGCGAAAGCTACGAGAACCTGGTGCAGACGGTTCGTGGTACGGGCTATCGTTTCTCGGTCAAGAACTGAATCCAAGGGGCCTGTACCGTGAATCAAGACTGGCGCGGTGACCTGGTACGCCGGCTGCTGTTGATCCTGCTCGGCTGCCTGGTGCTTGGCCTGGTGTCCGGCGAACTCGCCTGGGCACTGGTCCTCGGCCTGGGCGGCTACCTGGGCTGGACGCTGCGCCAGTTGCTGCGCCTGCTCGACTGGATGAAGCAGAACCCCGACGCCCCGCCGCCGGACAGCCACGGGATATGGGCCGAGGTCTTCGACAGCCTCTATCAGTTGCAGCGCCGCGAGCTGCGCCAGCGCAAACAGCTACAGGCCGTCATCGACCGCGTACAGGACTCCACCGCCGCGCTGAAGGACGGCGTGATCATGCTCGACAGCCAGGGCAACCTGGAATGGTGGAACATCGCCGCCAGCAACCTGCTCGGGCTCAAGCGCCAGCAGGACACCGGGCACCCGATCACCAACGTGGTGCGCCACCCGGCATTCAAGGAATACTTCGAGCGCGGGCAATACGACGAGGCCCTGGAGATCGTCTCCCCGGTCAATGACCGCATCTACCTGCAAGTCAACATCACTCGCTACGGCAACAGCGAGCACATGTTCCTCGTGCGCGACATCACCCGGTTGCACCACCTTGAACAGATGCGCAAGGACTTCGTCGCCAACCTCTCCCATGAGCTGCGCACACCGTTGACGGTGATCGCCGGCTACCTGGAAACCCTGCTGGAAAACAGCGCCGAGCAGCCCGCGCGCTGGCAACGGGCGCTGCAACAGATGGACCAGCAGGCGGGCCGCATGCAGCACCTGATCAGCGACCTGTTGCTGCTGGCCAAGCTGGAGACCACCACCCATCCATCGGCCAACAGCCCGGTGGCCGTCGACCAGTTGCTGAGGTCGATCAAGAGCGACGCCCTGGCCCTGTCGGCGGAAAAACGCCACAACATCTCGCTGGAGGCCGACAGCCATATCCAGTTGCGCGGCAGCGAGAGCGAACTGCGCAGCGCCTTCTCCAACCTGGTGTTCAATGCGGTGAAATACACGCCCGAGGGCGGCGACATCCACATTCGCTGGTCCGGCAACGAACAGGGCGCCAGGCTCTGCGTGCAGGACTCGGGGATCGGCATCGACCGGCGCCACCTGCCGCGCCTGACCGAACGCTTCTACCGCGTCGACTCCAGCCGCGCCAGCACCACCGGCGGCACCGGCCTGGGCCTGGCCATCGTCAAGCATGTGCTGCTGCGCCATATGGGGCGCCTGGACATCGACAGCGCTCCCGGCAAGGGCAGCACCTTCACCTGCCACTTCCAGGCGGCGCAGGTGGTCAAGGCGTGAAGCGGCCAGCCGGACGGAGTCGCCATAACGCCCGGTGCACCGCCTGACGCTTGAAATATCCTGACATCAGCCCCATTCTGTCGCCCTCATTGGTTTACCCAGTACCCTCATGGACCCTTCCTCTAGTAGCGTTTCACCCTCCTATTTCGCCGATGTCGGCCTGATTTTCTTTGCCCTGTTCCTGGTGCTGCTCAACGGCTTCTTCGTCGCCGCCGAGTTCGCCATGGTCAAGCTGCGCGCCACCAAGGTGGAAGCAATCGCCGACGAGCATGGCTGGCGCGGGCATATCCTGCGCAAAGTGCACAACCAACTGGATGCCTACCTGTCGGCCTGCCAGCTCGGCATCACCCTGGCCTCGCTGGGGCTGGGCTGGGTCGGCGAGCCGGCCTTCGCCCACCTGCTGGAGCCGTTGATGGCGGCGCTGGGCATCGAGTCCCAGGCGCTGATCCACGCCTTCGCCTTCTTCACCGCGTTCTTCATCATTTCCTACCTGCACATCGTCGTCGGTGAACTGGCGCCCAAGTCCTGGGCGATCCGCAAGCCCGAGTTGCTGTCGCTGTGGACGGCCGTACCGCTGTACCTGTTCTACTGGCTGATGTACCCGGCCATCTACCTGCTCAACGCCAGCGCCAACGCCATCCTGCGCATTGCCGGCCAGGGCGAGCCGGGCAGCCAGAACGAGCACCACTACAGCCGTGACGAACTCAAGCTGATCCTGCACTCCAACCGCACGCTGGACCCGGGCAACCAGGACATCCGGGTGCTGGCCTCGGCGGTGGAGATGAGCGAGCTGGAAGTCTCCGACTGGGCCAACTCCCGCGAAGACCTGCTGCAGATCGACAGCGATGCCTCCCTGGCCGATATCCTCACCATCATCCGCCGCCACAAATACAGCCGCTATCCGGTCTACGACCACGAGCAGAACGAGTTCATCGGGCTGCTGCACATCAAGGACCTGCTGCTGGCGCTGGCCGAGGATGGCCTGCAGGCCGAGGACTTCGTCCTCGCCGACCTGCTGCGCCCGCTGGAGCGCGTCTCGCGCAGCATGCCGCTGAACGAACTGCTCGAACAGTTCCGCCAGGGCGGCGCGCACTTCGTACTGGTCGAGGAAGGCGATCACAAGGTGGTCGGCTTCCTCACCATGGAAGACGTGCTGGAAGTGCTGGTGGGCGATATCCAGGACGAACACCACAAGACCGACCACAGCATCCTTGCCTACCAGCCGGGCAAACTGCTGGTGCGCGGCGACACTCCGCTGTTCAAGCTGGAGCGCATCCTGCACGTCGACCTCGACCATATCGAGGCCGACACCCTGGGCGGACTGGTCTACGAAAGCCTCAAGCGCGTGCCGGAGAAAAACGAAGTGCTGGAGGTCGAAGGCCTGCACATCGTGATCAAGAAAATGCGCGGGCCGAAGATCATCCTGGCCAAGGTGCTCAAGCAGAAGCCCCAGTTGTCCGAAGACTGATCGCGACAGGCGACGGCGCTGCAACGGCGCCGTCGCGGTTCCTCGCGCATGCGACATCACGCCTGTCGACAAGAACCACTATCATCTTGGACTAACCCTACATATGGGCTAGTATCCGCCACTCGATACAACATCTTGTGCAAAAAGGCGCCGCCCGCCCCATATCCGCGCACAAGGCATACCCCGCCCTTGAACCAGGAGGCTCCCTGCAATGACCCAAGCAGCGAAGGTACGATCCATCAGCAAGGCCGTCGCCGACATCCCGATCCAGGATGCGTCGATGGACATCTGGGACAAGAAGTACCGCCTCAAGGCCAAGGATGGACGGGTCATCGACCAGACCATCGACGACAGCTTCCAGCGCGTCGCCAAGGCCCTTGCTGAAGTCGAGCAGACACCTGAACTGCGCAAGCTGTGGGGCGAGAAATTCCTCTGGGCGCTGCGCCGTGGCGCCATCCCCGCCGGGCGCATCACCTCCAATGCCGGCGCCCAGGAACACAAGCCCGCCACCAGTACCATCAACTGCACCGTCTCCGGCATCGTCGCCGACTCCATGGACGACATCCTCGAGAAGGTCCACGAGGCCGGGCTGACGCTCAAGGCCGGTTGCGGCATCGGCTACGAATTCTCCACCCTGCGCCCGCGCGGGGCCTATGTCTCCGGGGCGGGCTCGTACACCTCGGGGCCGCTGTCGTTCATGGATATCTACGACAAGATGTGCTTCACCGTGTCTTCCGCCGGTGGGCGCCGGGGCGCACAGATGGCCACCTTCGACGTCGGCCACCCGGACGTCGCCGACTTCATCCGCGCCAAGCGCGAAGACGGCCGCCTGCGCCAGTTCAACCTCAGCCTGCTGATCACCGACGAGTTCATGACCGCCGTGCAGGCCAACGCGGACTGGCCGCTGGCCTTCCCGCTGAGCCAGAAGGAAGTCGAGGAAGACGGCATCGACACCACCGACGCCAGCCAGGTGATCTGGCGCGACTGGCCGCAGAAAGGCCCCTACATCACCAACGACCAGGGCCTGACCGCCTGCCGTGTGTACAAGGTGATCAAGGCCCAGCGCCTGTGGGACATGATCATGTCCTCCACCTACGACTTCGCCGAGCCGGGCTTCATCCTCATCGACCGCGTCAACGAGATGAACAACAACTGGTTCTGCGAGGACATCCGTGCCACCAACCCCTGCGGCGAGCAACCGCTGCCGCCCTATGGCGCCTGCCTGCTCGGCTCGATCAACCTGACCCAGTTCGTGCGCGATCCCTTCACCGACCGCGCGCGTTTCGACTGGGACGAGTACAAGGACGTGGTGCGCATCTTCACCCGCATGCTGGACAACGTGGTGGAGATCAACGGCCTGCCGCTGGAACAGCAGCGCCGCGAAATCCAGCGCAAGCGTCGCCACGGCATGGGCTTCCTCGGCCTGGGCTCGACCCTGACCATGCTCAAGATGCAATACGGCGATGCACAATCGCTGGTCTTCACCGAAGAAGTGGCCAAGCAGATGGCCGTGGTCGGCTGGGAAGCCGGACTGGAACTGGCACGGGAGAAAGGCGCCGCACCGCTGATGGACGAAGACTTCGTCGTCACCGCGGAAATGCTCGCCAAGCGCCCGGAAATGGCCGTGGACGGCATCAAGCCCGGCGATACGGTCAAGGGCCGCGTGCTCTGGGCCAGGTACTCGCGCTATATGCAGCGCATCGGTGAGGTCGCGCCGCAATTGATCGAGCAACTGGCCGAGACTGGCAGCCGCTTCAGCCACCACAGTTCCATCGCGCCAACCGGCACCATTTCCCTGTCACTGGCCAACAACACCAGCAACGGCATCGAGCCGAGCTTCGCCCACCACTACTTCCGCAACGTCATCCGCGAAGGCAAGAAGTCCAAGGAAAAGGTCGACGTCTACTCCTCCGAGCTGCTCGCCTACCGGCACTTCATCGACCCCGAGGCCGCCCCCGGCAACGGCCTGCCGGACTACTTCATCACCGCCGACGACATCACGCCGAAGCAGCACGTGGATATCCAGGCGGCGGCGCAGAAGTGGGTCGACAGCTCCATCTCGAAAACCGCCAACGTGCCCAGCGACTACCCCTACGAGTCGTTCAAGGACATCTACGTCTACGCCCACCAGCAGGGCCTGAAGGGCTGCACCACCTTCCGTTTCAACCCCGAGGCGTTCCAGGGCGTACTGGTCAAGGAGGCCGACCTGGCCGCCACCACCTACCGTTTCGCCTTGGCCGACGGCAGCCTCGTCGAGGCCAAGGGTAACGAGGAAATCGAATACGACGGCGAAATCCACAGCGCCGCCAACCTGTTCGATGCCCTCAAAGAAGGCTATTACGGAAAATTCTGAGGACGCGCCGATGAGCAACAAGAAAATCCGCATCGACAGCAAGATCGTCGGCTACGAAGTGGTCAAGCCGGAGCAGGCCGAGGTCGTCGCCGCCACGCCAGAGCCGGAACTCGAGCTGATGCACGAGAAGGTCCAGCGCCCCGAGGCGCTGGAAGGCTCGACCTACAAGATCAAGACGCCGCTGTCCGAACACGCGCTGTACGTCACCATCAACGACCTCGTGCTCAACCAGGGCACCGAGCACGAGCAGCGCCACCCGTTCGAGATCTTCATCAACTCGAAGAACATGGACCACTTCCAGTGGATCGTCGCCCTCACCCGCATCGCCTCGGCAGTGTTCCGCAAGGGCGGCGACTGCACGTTCCTCGCCGAGGAACTGAAAGCCGTGTTCGACCCCAAGGGCGGCTACTTCAAGAAAGGCGGCAAGTTCATGCCCTCGCTGGTGGCCGAGATCGGCGACGTGATCGAGACCCACCTGCGCAAGATCGGCCTGATCGAGTCCGAACGCCTGGACGAGCACCAGAAAGCCTTCATCGAACAAAAGAAGGCCGAACTGAAGGCGGACAGTGCCAGCCAGGACTCCGGCTACCCACCGGGCGCCGCCCTGTGTGGCAAGTGCAACACCACGGCGCTGGTGCAGATGGATGGCTGCCTGACCTGCCTCAACTGCGGCGACAGCAAGTGCGGGTAAAGACTCCGTAGCAGTGATCGTGCGGGGACGGACGGCCCGTCAGCCCCCGCACGAACCGATCGTCGGGTCTCGTCACCAAAGGCACCAGGACCCGCGGCAGCACCTGCCACCTGACGTATGCTCTGACCCCGTACGATCCGACTTCAGACTCCGCTCACGCTGCCGATGACCTTCGACAGTCATTCCTCCGGAGAGGCGACCATGTTGTTCAATCGCTATAAAGCAGAAAACGCTCGCCTCAAGCAGTCCCTCGCGCTCTACACAGAGGCGATACGCCGTCTGGATGACGAACAGATATCCGCGCATTTCGATTCGAACGGACGCTTCCTGCGGATCGGCCCGGTCTTCCGCCAGGAGCTGCAATACGAGCCGGCCGATGTGGAAGGTCGCCACCTGAATGACTTCGTGCCGAAGCATGCCCTCGGCGACCCACACCACCGACGCATCGACGACGCGCTGAAAAAGGGCCAGAGCTTCAGCGGCGCGCTGCGCCTGCTACGCAAGGACGGCCACGAGGCCTGGCTGCGGGTCGTTATCGTGCCCGTGCACAACGCCGACGGCAGCGTGGAATCCTTCTACCTCCACGGTAACAACGTGACCCGCACCATCGAGGCCTCGCTGGAAAACGAGAATATGATGAAGGCCCTGCTGCGCTCGACGGCAGTCATCGAGTTCTCCATGGATGGCAACGTCATCACCGCCAATGACCGCTTCCTAGAGGCAATGGGCTACCGCCTCGACCAGATCAAGGGCAAGCACCACAGCCTGTTCTGCTCGCCGGAAGATGTACACAGCCAGGCCTACAAGGATTTCTGGGGCCAGTTGCGGGCCGGACACTTCGTCAGCAACCGCTTCCGTCGCGTCGACAGCATGGGCCGCGACGTATGGCTGGAGGCGTCCTACAACCCGGTGTCGGACGTCCACGGCAAGCTCTACAAGGTCGTCAAGTTCGCCACCGTGGTCACCGACCAGGTGAACCGAGAGACCTCGGTGGGCGAAGCGGCCAGGATCGCCCACAGCACCTCCCAGCACACGGACCACCACGCCCAGCAAGGCACACTGATCGTCGAACAGACGCTGCAGGTCGTACGCCAGTTGACCGACCGCATGCAGCAAGCCTGCGACTCCATCGAGGCACTGGACCAACAGGGCCAACTCATCGCCAGCATCATCAAGACCATCGGCGACATCGCCGGGCAGACCAACCTGCTGGCCCTCAACGCGGCCATCGAAGCGGCCCGCGCAGGCGACCAGGGACGCGGCTTCGCCGTGGTGGCCGACGAAGTCCGCCAGTTGGCCTCGCGCACGACGCTGGCGGCCCAGGACATCATCGAGGTCATCAAGGAAAACCAGAACCTCACCGCCAATGCCGTCTCGACCATCAACCAGAGCAAGGCCCAGGCCGAGCAGGCGCTGTCGCTGTCCACCGAGGCGGGAGCGGTCATCGAGCAGATCCAGGAAGGCGCCCAGTCGGTGGTGCAGGCAGTCAGCCGCTTCGCCAACGAATATTCCTCCTGAAGCGCGACCAATGTGTTGCCAGGGGGCTATCTTGACGGCTTCCTGCGCGCTCAGAATAATGCTGGCCGCTTGCAATCATTGATCCACCAAGGCTTCGCGCTCCACGGCTCGAAGCCCGCCGGGTGATTCATCACCGGCCGTCCCGACGACATCCCTTTCTTGGGCGCAATTGCATCTCGGTACTCGACACTTGTCCCCAAAGCGGCACGCGCGACCCTGTCTGTCGCGCATACGAGAACAGGAAGCTCCCGCATGTCCCTCGCAGCACTGCACACCGACGAACAATACGCCCTGCTGACGGCCCTCGACCGCTCCATGGCGATCATCGAGTTCTCGCCCGACGGCCAGGTATTGCGCGCCAACCGC is part of the Pseudomonas sp. ABC1 genome and encodes:
- a CDS encoding fatty acid desaturase translates to MALFRYPDGTLPNTLAMGYAVLTYGGGLALLLSPHLALNLLGTLLLAHGMIIAAFLIHEFAHGTIFASAVTNERVGEFFGWLTGSCYQDFQTMRKKHMRHHVDNADVISFDPRSFLLRRPRWVQKLVLALEWAHIPAVDLMIHYMVMLMPFFSEEPSHRARRGKVLTLFVVRSALFALLGWLSPLALVLYALAWMLMVCVLRLADMHQHTYEVVEQLIEGKLELPHKGDRDYEQGNTFSNLVSSRWPALNLLFLNFTYHNAHHDKPVAPWYRLPALHAQLFGEDYAQVIPMRELIGNYHRYRTHRVFSEDYGSLQDGPQRTERFYGAVGLSFLAVL
- a CDS encoding ABC transporter substrate-binding protein; this translates as MSRVLLHKTLLCLGLGVFSSLLPFTSHAVEKIRLASSIWPGYAPLYVADKLDLYKAQGVKVELQFFSDPGLIVPALASKAVDGATLTYDQVIGAVAKGHKYKVVMPIDYSNGGDAVVAAKGITSIRELAGQKVGYAPLSPPEFLLSHALKSNGMSEKDIQSVNINPDAVPGAMASGSLAAGVTWEPNVSRIVAMGGGERYHVLYSSKDAPGLITDVLVFDEAQVTKRAKAIEALIKGYLAGLEYMHSHPQEAAAIVGEVLGVSTEEAAEQMQGVYNMPLAEMGLNFEESEATTSFYGSGKVIAELMLNSGQIPAVPDIGSTFDSRFIDALTQ
- a CDS encoding chorismate lyase; this translates as MPVSDTPDWLSATRQPHPLAPDLHDWLFDQGSLTRRLTAQSDGHFDVQPLDEGWQPLRHDECTALGGAPGSIGWVREVYLRGHRQPWVFARSVALRSALEHSGLDLERLGSRSLGELLFSDQAFDRGELETCRYPADWLPGQVREDGLWARRSCFRRGELGVLVAEIFLPELWRAARVNSH
- the ubiA gene encoding 4-hydroxybenzoate octaprenyltransferase produces the protein MYLKLLQSSNRLHPRAWDFIQLVRLDKPIGVFLLMWPTLVALWIAGDGAPAIGHVFIFSLGVILMRSAGCVINDFADRNFDGHVERTKARPLATGKVRVREAWILFAVLIGASFLLVLLTNATTIWLSFGALAVAALYPFMKRYTYYPQVVLGAAYSWGILMAFTAETGSLPAAAWLLYLANVLWTVAYDSYYAMADREDDLKIGLKSTAILFGDADRVIIASLQGMTLLCLALASVRFGLGLWFWLGLAVAALCFAWEFHSTRQREPLKCFRAFLHNHWAGLAILVGTLLDYGLRASV
- the phoB gene encoding phosphate regulon transcriptional regulator PhoB; this encodes MNGKSILIVDDEAPIREMIVVALEMAGYECLEADNTQQAHALIVDRRPDLILLDWMLPGTSGIELARRLKRDEMTANTPIIMLTAKDEEDNKIQGLEVGADDYITKPFSPRELVARLKAVLRRAAPNDSETPIEIGGLLLDPVSHRVTIDGKPAEMGPTEYRLLQFFMTHQERAYTRGQLLDQVWGGNVYVEERTVDVHIRRLRKALGESYENLVQTVRGTGYRFSVKN
- the phoR gene encoding phosphate regulon sensor histidine kinase PhoR; translation: MNQDWRGDLVRRLLLILLGCLVLGLVSGELAWALVLGLGGYLGWTLRQLLRLLDWMKQNPDAPPPDSHGIWAEVFDSLYQLQRRELRQRKQLQAVIDRVQDSTAALKDGVIMLDSQGNLEWWNIAASNLLGLKRQQDTGHPITNVVRHPAFKEYFERGQYDEALEIVSPVNDRIYLQVNITRYGNSEHMFLVRDITRLHHLEQMRKDFVANLSHELRTPLTVIAGYLETLLENSAEQPARWQRALQQMDQQAGRMQHLISDLLLLAKLETTTHPSANSPVAVDQLLRSIKSDALALSAEKRHNISLEADSHIQLRGSESELRSAFSNLVFNAVKYTPEGGDIHIRWSGNEQGARLCVQDSGIGIDRRHLPRLTERFYRVDSSRASTTGGTGLGLAIVKHVLLRHMGRLDIDSAPGKGSTFTCHFQAAQVVKA
- a CDS encoding hemolysin family protein — protein: MDPSSSSVSPSYFADVGLIFFALFLVLLNGFFVAAEFAMVKLRATKVEAIADEHGWRGHILRKVHNQLDAYLSACQLGITLASLGLGWVGEPAFAHLLEPLMAALGIESQALIHAFAFFTAFFIISYLHIVVGELAPKSWAIRKPELLSLWTAVPLYLFYWLMYPAIYLLNASANAILRIAGQGEPGSQNEHHYSRDELKLILHSNRTLDPGNQDIRVLASAVEMSELEVSDWANSREDLLQIDSDASLADILTIIRRHKYSRYPVYDHEQNEFIGLLHIKDLLLALAEDGLQAEDFVLADLLRPLERVSRSMPLNELLEQFRQGGAHFVLVEEGDHKVVGFLTMEDVLEVLVGDIQDEHHKTDHSILAYQPGKLLVRGDTPLFKLERILHVDLDHIEADTLGGLVYESLKRVPEKNEVLEVEGLHIVIKKMRGPKIILAKVLKQKPQLSED
- a CDS encoding adenosylcobalamin-dependent ribonucleoside-diphosphate reductase yields the protein MTQAAKVRSISKAVADIPIQDASMDIWDKKYRLKAKDGRVIDQTIDDSFQRVAKALAEVEQTPELRKLWGEKFLWALRRGAIPAGRITSNAGAQEHKPATSTINCTVSGIVADSMDDILEKVHEAGLTLKAGCGIGYEFSTLRPRGAYVSGAGSYTSGPLSFMDIYDKMCFTVSSAGGRRGAQMATFDVGHPDVADFIRAKREDGRLRQFNLSLLITDEFMTAVQANADWPLAFPLSQKEVEEDGIDTTDASQVIWRDWPQKGPYITNDQGLTACRVYKVIKAQRLWDMIMSSTYDFAEPGFILIDRVNEMNNNWFCEDIRATNPCGEQPLPPYGACLLGSINLTQFVRDPFTDRARFDWDEYKDVVRIFTRMLDNVVEINGLPLEQQRREIQRKRRHGMGFLGLGSTLTMLKMQYGDAQSLVFTEEVAKQMAVVGWEAGLELAREKGAAPLMDEDFVVTAEMLAKRPEMAVDGIKPGDTVKGRVLWARYSRYMQRIGEVAPQLIEQLAETGSRFSHHSSIAPTGTISLSLANNTSNGIEPSFAHHYFRNVIREGKKSKEKVDVYSSELLAYRHFIDPEAAPGNGLPDYFITADDITPKQHVDIQAAAQKWVDSSISKTANVPSDYPYESFKDIYVYAHQQGLKGCTTFRFNPEAFQGVLVKEADLAATTYRFALADGSLVEAKGNEEIEYDGEIHSAANLFDALKEGYYGKF